The following DNA comes from Limnobacter sp. SAORIC-580.
GGCAAAGCCTCGACTTCCCGGCGGCGCAAAAAAAGCGCGGCAAGGCGCAAGCACATGGGCGCAGCCCAATGTACAGCGGTATTGGCAAGGTCGCTGACCTTGCCCAGTTTCCCGTTGTGGGCCAATACCCAAGTGGATAGCAGCTGTTGTTCCCGTTTTGAAAACCCGGGCATGTCCGCATTGCTGAGAATGTATGCCGCATGTTTGTGGTGGCCGTTGTGACCAATCGACAAGCCAATTTCATGCAACATGGCTGCCCAATGCAGCATGGGCAGTTGTTCTTTCAACTCGGGCAGTTGCTTCATCAGTTGCTTGAACAACAACTCGGCAAGTACTTTGACTTTGCCGGCATGTTTGCTGTCAATTTTGTAGCGGTGAAGAAACTGGGCCACTGTAATTTCGCGCATGTCTTCGTTGTGCTGGCGGCCCAACATGTCATAGAGCAAACCTTGGCGCAGCGCGCCGTCAGTCACATCCATGTGCTCGATTTCAAGTTCTTCAAATACTGCACTCATCACAGCCAGGCCGCCAGGCATCATGGGCAGGCGATCTACTTTCAATCCCTCAAGGGTGATGTTGTCGAGGTGGCCTGCGGCTGAAACATGTTCGCGAATCAAGTGCAAACCCTCGGCAGACATGCCATGTTGCGTAAATCCGTTGGATACACATATTTCAGCCAAAGCCCTTGCTGTGCCTGAAGAACCAATAGCGTGGGTCCAGCCCATGTCCAGCATCTGGCGGCGCAGCACAGCCACTTCCTTGCGGGCTGCCATCACCGCGTTTTTCATGGCGCGGGGGCTGATACTGCCGTCAGCGAAGTACTGTTGTGCCGTGCTGACACAGCCAATGTACAAACTCTCCATGGCCTCGGGTTCATAGTCTTCACCGATGATGAATTCTGTAGAGCCACCACCGATGTCGACCACCAGGCGTTTGCCCTGACCGATTGGCAACTGATGGGCCACGCCGCAGTAAACCAAGCGGGCTTCTTCCACGCCTGAAATGACGTCAATCGGGAAGCCCAAGGCCGCCTCGGCCTTGCCGATAAATTCCACAGCATTGCGAGCCACGCGTACCGCGTTGGTGGCCACCGCGCGTACCTCTCCGGGTTTGAAAGAGCGCAGGCGTTCTCCAAAGCGGCTCAGTGCACCCAGGGCGCGTTCTTGGGATGCATCGTCCAGGTACTTTTGGGCGTTTAGGCCCGCACCCAAGCGGACGGGTTCGCGCAGGGTGTCGATGATGTAAATTTGAGATTGACCGTTGAGTTCTTCTACGCGTGCAACAATCATGCGAAAGCTGCTTGAACCCATGTCTACGGCTGCAATCAACTGGCGTTGCTTGGACATTGTTTGTTCTGTGTTTCAGGTCAGGCGCTAGGATGCCACAAATGCAGCACACTGGCTTTGTTTGTGGTCATTTGACCACTTTCAAATGTTTGTCACAATTTTGAAATAACATTTGAAGAGTTTCACTTATACATGGAGTATTGCTTGAAAGTTGCCGCTGTCTCTGATGTAGCACCGAACAAAGAACTGTATTTAAATCGCGAGTTGGGTGTTTTGGCGTTTAACCGCCGGGTTTTGGCCATGGCAGAAGACCAAAGCGTGCCTTTGCTGGAGCGTTTGAAGTACTTGTGTATTGTGTCCAGTAACATGGATGAATTTTTTGAGATTCGGGTGTCGGGTTTGCAAGAGCAGATTCGTCAAAACCCTGAGTTCATGGACAAGGATGGCCTCAGCGCACTTGAAACCCTGCACAAGGTATCCACTGTCTCGCAAGAAATTGTAGAACAGCAGTACCGTTTGCTCAATGAATCGGTGTTACCAGCCATGCGGGACGAGGGCATTGCCCTGATGACCCTGGCCACCTGGAATGAAGAGCAGGCCCATTGGGCCCGCCAATATTTCAGGCACGAAGTATTGCCGGTGTTGACGCCCATCGGGCTTGACCCAGCTCATCCGTTTCCGCGAGTGCTGAACAAATCCCTGAACTTTGCCGTTGAATTGACGGGTCATGACGCATTCGGGCGCGCATCGAATGTGGCGATTGTGCAGGCACCCAGGGCTTTGCCACGTCTGGTTCGAATGCCATCAAACCTGTCTGGTTACCAGCATGGTTTTGTGATGTTGACCTCAATTTTGCAAGCCTTTATTCCAGAACTGTTCCCGGGCATGGAGGTGCATGGTGTGTATCAGTTCCGTGTCACCCGAAACAGCGACTTGTATGTGGACGAAGAAGAAATCACCAACTTGCGTGTGGCTTTGCAGGGTGAATTGTCGCAACGACACTTTGGGGATGCGGTACGTCTGGAAGTCAGCGATCAAACTTCGCCCGACATGACTGCCCGCTTGTTGAAAGAGTTTGGACTGCCCGAACAGGCCCTCTACAGGGTCAACGGCCCCGTGAATCTTGTTCGGCTGATGCAGTTGCCCGATTGGGTGGATCGTCCCGATTTGAAATTTACGCCATTTGCTCCGGGTCGCCCCGACGCGCTGGTGAAGCAGCCCGATATATTCAAGGCGATTCAAAAAGGTGATGTGCTGTTGCACCACCCCTATCAAAGTTTCAGCCCAGTGCTGGAATTCATCAAAAAAGCAGCGACCGACCCCGATGTGGTCGCGATCAAGCAAACCATTTACCGCACCGGCACTGAATCGGTACTGATGGACAGCCTGTTGGCTGCCGCGCGCAGTGGCAAGGAAGTGACAGTGGTGTTAGAGCTGATGGCCCGTTTCGATGAAGAAGCCAACATCAACTGGGCCTCGAAGCTGGAGCGCGTGGGTGCACACGTTGTGTATGGCGTGGTTGGCCAGAAAACACACGCGAAAATGTTGATGGTGGTTCGCCGTGAAAAAACTGAAACTGGCAAGGTGATGCTGCGCCGTTATGTCCATTTGGGTACAGGCAATTACCACCCAAAAACGGCACGTTTGTACACCGACTTCGGCTTGTTTTCCTGCGATGAATCGCTGGGCCACGACGTGCACGAGGTGTTCAATCACCTGACGGGTTTGGGCCGTGCCCGCAAACTGAACAAAATATGGAATTCACCATTCAACCTGCACAGCAATGTGGTGATTGCAGTGCGCAAAGAAGCCGAACTGGCCAAGGCCGGCAAAAAGAGCAGAATCATGGCACGCATGAATGCCTTGCTGGAGCCGCACTTGATCAATGAACTGTACGCCGCATCACAGGCTGGGGTGAAAATTGATCTGATTGTTCGGGGAGTTTGTGCGCTGCGCCCAGGCGTACCGGGCTTGAGCGACAACATTACCGTGCGTTCAGTGGTTGGCCGTTTGCTGGAGCACAGCCGCGTATTTTACTTCAGCAACGATGGTGAAGAAGAGGTGTACATTTCCAGCGCGGACTGGATGGACCGAAACTTCTTCCGGCGCGTGGAGCTGGCAGTGCCAGTGACCGACAAAAAATTGAAGAAGCGGGTAATTGATGAGGGTTTGAAGGCTTTACTGGCGGACAACATTTTGGCGTGGACCATGGACTCCAACGGCAATTATGTCCGCCGAAAGCCGACAGGCGCACGTCGAATGAATTCACAGAATTATTTGTTGAGTACACTTGCGGCCAGTTTTGTGGAGCAGAGCGAACCTGTTTCAAGCAATCCTGTTTGATTGATTAAATTAAATGGAACTACGTTAAAACAAAACGTTACCGAGGAGTCCTTTTTACCTAGTTAAAGGACATCCAAATGACCGCAGTTTCAAGCGTGAATATATCTTCTCAATCGTCTGTTGACGCCCGTAGTCATACGGCTCAAAGTCGATCGGCTCGTTCTCCGAGTCTGTTGCATTTGGTCAAAGCCGCGGGTGTTTTAGCGCTCGCTTTGTCTGGTGGCGCACAGGCCGCTGGTGTTCGGAGTTTCCCGAATGACCGGCGTTTGCTGCAATCGGCTGACCAGCCAACCGTACCGGAGCCTTACGATTACGACTCGATTTGTAAGTCAGGCATTCTGGATTCCTATGCAGAGGGTTTGAATTATGAGGATTGCATCACACAGGAAAAGGCGTCGATTGATTCAATTGAGAAAACAAAGCCTTTGGCAACACTCAAAAAGTGTTATCAAGTCAGTGGTTACCTCGCGGCGGCATTGATGGGTGTTGGTTTGCTTTCATCCATGACATGCAGCAATGCGGGGACTATAGTCGGCAGTGTTAGCGGTTCACTGGGCATTACGGCATTAATTCCAACTGCCGTTTGCGGCGGTATGTATGCTCATATTGACGGTCGTTTGAAACAATCCAGGGAAGTCGCTGAGAAATGTTGTCGTTTTTTCCCGAAAAAGGCGGACATCAAAGCAATGCAACCAGCACCCGCACCCAAGCAAGGTTTGCCTTCTCCTGAGGGTAATAAGCCCTGATGATTTATCGGATTGGCATTGTGGGTACTAACGCCGCCGTACTTCAAACACCCCGTTGATTTCCAGCAGGTGAGTCAGTGCCCCACGCAACTGCTCACCGCTGCTTACCTCGGCGGTGAATTGCATTTTGGCAATGCCGCGTTGGGTTTCAGTTTGTACGCCAATCACGTTGATTTTGTCTTTTGAAAATACTTCTGTGATGTCGCGCAACAAACCCTGCCTGTCGTTCGCGGTTACTGCAATGTCCACGGGGTAGTGCAAACCCGAGGACTCTCCCCAAGTGGTTTCAATCAGCCGTTCGGGTTGGCGGCGCATCACCTCGGCCAGGTTGGAACAACCCAGCCGGTGAATAGACACACCTTTGCCGCGGGTAACAAAACCAATAATCGGATCGGGTGGGGCAGGGCGGCAGCATCGCGCCAGGTTGGTCATTAGTGTGCTGACACCCACCACCAGCACACCCGATTCCTTGCCTGCGGAGTTACCAGAAGAGCCCGGTTTGCGTTTGTTGAGTATTTCAACCTGTTCTTCCTCGGACAAAGGTCCGGCGGGTTGCAGGTCGGCGCGCAATGCGTTTTCAATGGCGCGGGGCCGTATTTCCTCTCGGGCCAAGGCCACATACAAATCATCGGGTTTTTCGTACCCCAACTTCTGGGCTAGCAGTTCCAGGTTTTGTGCGGTCTGCCCGATGCGTTGCAGTTCACGCTCGGCAATCGCACGGCCGCGTTCAAGTGTTTCCTTGCGTTCTTGCTGGGCGAACCACTGCTTTACCTTTTGACGAGCACGGTGGCTGATCAGGTACTTTTGCGTGGGGTTCAGCCAGTCGCGCGAGGGACCGGTGGCCGCATCGCCGCGAGCACTCACAATTTCAACCGTTTGGCCATTGTCCAGGGGCGTGTTCAGTTGCACCATTTGCCCGTTGACCTTGGCACCGCGGCAACGATGGCCCAATTCGGTGTGCACGTGGTAGGCGAAATCCAGTGGCGTGCTGCCAGTGGGCAATTCAACCACTTTGGCTTGCGGTGTGAATACATACACGCGATCGTTCAGCGCGCTGGTTTTCATTTCCTGCGCCCAGTCGCTGGCTTCACCCATGGTGTCGGTGACGTCTTTTTGCCAGGCCAACAGTTGGCGCAACAAGGCAATGCGCTCTTCAAACTGGCCCTCTGCCCGGCTTTCGCCGGTGTAGCCGTCCTTGCCCGATTCTTTGTAGCGCCAGTGCGCCGCCACACCATATTCAGCAAACTGGTGCATGGCTTCTGTGCGAATTTGCACTTCCAGCGTTTTGCCTGTTTCGTCCTGTACCACGGTGTGCAGGCTTTGGTAGCCATTCGGTTTGGGCTTGCTGATGTAGTCGTCGAATTCTTCAGGTATGGGTGTCCACAAATTGTGAACAATCCCCAATGCGGTGTAGCAGTCATCGACTGTGTCTACAATCACACGGCATGCGCGCACGTCGTACAGCTTGTCGAAGCTAATGCCTTTACCGCGCATCTTGTTCCAGATGCTGTAAATGTGTTTTGGACGCCCGCTGATTTCACAATGAATACCAGCCAGCAACAAATTTTCCTTGATGCTGGCCATGGCCGATTCAATGAATGCTTCACGTTCGACGCGCTTTTCATCCAGCATCTTGGCCACGTTTTTGTACGTGTTGGGTTGCAAGATGCGGAACGACAAATCTTCGAGTTCCCACTTCAACTGCCACAGCCCCAACCGGTTGGCCAGGGGGGCGTAGAGATCGAGGGTTTCCTGCGCATGCGACACCGCATAAGGCCACAGAGGGCCTTTCTCGTTTTTGATGTCCTCGTGGCTGGTGAAGTGCCTCAAGGTTTGGAGCCGGGAACACAAACGGATCATGATGACGCGAATGTCAGTGGACATGGCCAGCAACATTTTGCGCAAGGTTTCAATTTGGTCGGCCCACCGCAGGGTTTCAATGGTGGTGCGCGTGGCGCTGGGCCCTACCATGGATCGCATTTTGAAAAGCTTGCGCAGGCTGGCCAGCATGCGGCCCACCTCATCACCAAACTTTTTCTCCATTTGGCTTTCAAGGTGTTTGTCAAAAAACACCAGTGGCCCCAAGGCACCTGCAATGCGGGTGTTGGCATCGGCACGCAACTCCGCCAACAGGTCGGCCACAGCCAACATGTGTTGAATAGCGGGTTCTTGGGTGTCCAGAATATGGTCAGCCGCGTGAAGCCTTGCGTAATTCAGTGCTTCTTCGACTCGGGCCGCGTCAAATTTGTTCAACAACACCAGGGCTGGCGCAGAAGCGCTGCCTTTTTTCTCGGAGCCCAGTGTTGATGAAACTGAAACCATGTGTATTTGGGTGGATTCGTTAAGACCAGTTTAAAACAAAAAATCGCGAACAATATTAATTTGCTCGTTCTGCATGAAAGTAGGGGCATGACCAACGCCGTGCACCTCGATAACGCGTGGCTTGGGACCACGTTGACTCATTTCCGCCACGGTCTGTTTTGACAGAAGATCAGAATGTTCTCCGCGCACCACCAATGTGTCGGCCTTGATGGCGTCAAATGCAGCCCACAGGGCTGTTTCATGCAGCAAGGTGGTGGATTCTGACAGGTTTTGAAACGCCTGGCCGATCGCTGGGTCATAGTGGGGTTGCCAATGTCCGTTTTTTTCGAGCAGTACCGAGTCGCACAACTCATTCCATTGCGATTCAGTGTGGGGACCAAAAGGTTGCGATATGGTGCGAATGTATTGCCTTGCCTCTTGAAGTGTTTGAAATTCAACGGGTTTCCCCACGTAGTCGCCAATGCGCTGCAGCGCGCTAAAGTTCAGGCTCGGGCCGACATCGTTCAGTATCAGTTTTCGAATGGGATTATTGGGCAAGCTTGTGTAAGCCATGCCGATCAGGCCGCCCATGGAAGTGCCAAACCAATCCAGCGTACCGGCATTCAAGCGGGCGACCAGGGCCACGCAGGCATTTACGTAGGTGGGCACGCCGTACAGGGCAGCATCGGACAGCCAATCGGATGCTCCCCGACCGGGCATGTCGGCAGCAACCACGCGCAGGTCTTTTCCAAGGTCCTGGGCCATTGTTTCAAAATCAGCACTGCTGCGGGTTAGGCCATGAACACACAACAACACATGTGGGTTGTCGGGATCGCCCCATTCGCGGTAGGCTAATTTGTGTAAACCATGTGGACTTAACCATTGAACCGTGTGCAAGCGCGCTGTCAGCATTGTTCAATACCCTCCATTAAATTGTTTTAATCAGTATTTCAGAGTTTCATTATCGAAAGAGGTTCATCCGTGGATTTTAAGAACATGAATGCGTTGGTCACCGGCTCAACCAGTGGTATCGGTTTGGGCATCGCCCAGCGTTTGGCGGCCAAGGGTGTGAATGTGATGTTGAATGGTTTTGGCACACCAGAGCAAATTGAAGCGGCCAAACAAAGCGTTGCAGCGTACGGTGTGAAGGTGGGTTACCACGGTGCCGATTTAACCAAAGTGGCCGAAGTGGAAGACCTGGTAAAAAGCACTGAGCAGTTGTTTGGCCAAGTGGATGTGCTGGTAAACAACGCAGGTATTCAGCATGTGTCCCCGGTTGAAAGTTTTGATCCTGCCAAATGGGATGCGGTAATCGCCATCAATCTAAGTGCGGCATTTCACACCACTCGCTTGGTGTTGCCGGGAATGCAGGCACGCAACTGGGGGCGAATTGTGAATATTGCGTCGGCCCATGGTTTGGTGGCCTCGGCCAACAAGTCGGCCTATGTCGCAGCCAAGCACGGTATCGTGGGGCTGACCAAGGTAGTCGCTTTGGAGAATGCAAAAACAGGCATTACCTGTAACGCGGTGTGCCCAGGCTGGGTACTAACACCCTTGGTGCAGGCACAGGTGGATGCACGTGCGGTGCGGGAAGGTGTCTCTGTTGAAGAAGCGAAAGTAGGTTTGTTGAGTGAAAAACAACCTTCGCAAGAGTTTGTAACGCCAGAGCAGTTGGGTGGTTTGGTGGTGTTTTTGTGTTCCGATGATGCGCAGGAAGTGCGGGGCGTGGCGTGGAACATGGACGGCGGGTGGGTGGCGCAGTAAGCGTCGCGTTTTTTTACCAACTCGGCATGGGTTACCTGTTCCGCACAGAAAACCGCTTGATCCCTTTTTGAATTGATTCTTGCTCACCGAGCTCGGCAAAAGTGCGGGCCGAGTCTCGGTATCGGCATGAAGCCGACCGCCGCGAATCCACTCAAACGGGGCGGTTTTCTTGAAGTGCGCCCCAAGCAATCCCACTGCCGAGTTGGCTCAAACCCGCAGAGTGCGCCCATCTGCAAGTTCAGCTTCAAGTCACCCGGTCAACGCTCTGCCACCACCACGCAACTCGCAGCTGTGTTTAGCGCCCAATCGGCGGAGGTGTTTCGATCGCCTCGCCTTCAAGAAAACCTGCCCGTTTGAATTCACCTGCCACGGTCGGCCTTAGGCCGGCACCGAGACTCGGCTCGCCCTTTTGCCGAGCGAGGTGAGTCAGGGTGAATATCAAAAAGGGAAATACAGGTTTTCTGGCGAGAGATCGGAACCCAAGCCGAGTGGGCGATCAAGAACGACGAGAGATGCGAACCCAAGCCAATCAGTCTATAAAAAAACCAGCGAGTGATCTAGCCAACCCGTTCAATGGTTACTTGCACGTCAAGGGTCTCTTGCCCACCCCCGGTGCGAATGCCACGAATTGGAGAGGCACCTGTGAAGTCTTTGGCCACTGCCAGGCGGCAGTGATTGCCCTGCACCAACGATTTGTGCGTTGCATCCACCCCCAGCCACTGCTGGCGGTTTTCATCGAACACTTCGACCCAGGCGTGGCTGTCGTGCTGCTCCACATTGGGATTGAAAAAGTAGCCGCTCACGTATCGCGCAGGAATGCCGTGTGCACGCAGGCACGCCAGCATCACATGAGAATGGTCCTGGCAAACACCTTGTCCATTTTCAAATGCCTGCATCGCCGAGTCTGCCACAGTGGTACTGCCTTTGGTGTACACAACTCGGTCCGCCACTGCATGCGCCAGGGTGAGTATTCGATGGGCAAACGGAATGTGAGTGTCAGCGACGAAGCTTGCGAATTCGCGCATTTCATCGTTGAATTGCGTAAGCTGCGTGGTAGGTGTGTAGACCAAAGGGTGAAGTGAAAAGGATTGATGTGGGGTGTAGCCATCATCGAGCGAATCAATTTCAACATGGCCATGGGACTGCACAGTCAGCTCCCGGTGTTGCTGGTTCACCGAGAATGTGTGCACTGCATTGCCATGGTGATCGCAGGCGCTGTGGTGTTTGGCTGGTGTTCTTATTTTCCAGTCAAGAATGCGTTGTTTGATGTCCTGTTGCGGGGTAAGGCGCACGTGCTGAATGCTGTACAGCACGGGCCAGGTGTAGCGGTAGGTGGTGTGGTGTTGAATGCGCAGTTTCATGCCTCAAGTGGCACCAGGAAATCTTTGCTGATCCGGTTGCCCAAATCATTGACTCGTTCAAGAAAGTTGGTGAGGTAGGCGTGCAAACCCATTTGCAAAATGTCGTCGATTTGGCTGTACAACAGCTCAGCGCGCAGCTTGCCAGCACGCCGTTCGGTGTTGGCCGAGTAATCGTTCCGAATCATTTCAAGGTTGGCACACACTTCATTCAATGAAGCCAACAGAGAGCGTGGCATGTCGTCGCGCAGGATCAGCAATTCAGCAACGCGGTCGGGCGTGATTACATCCCGGTATACCTTTCGGTAAGTTTCAAAAGCAGACACCGAGCGCAAAATGGCGGCCCAGTGGTAATAATCGGCATGGGGGTCAGCAGTGCTCAAATTGGCCAAGGGGCTAAAAGGCATGCTGTGAAACTTCACATCCAACAATCGTGCGGTGTTGTCTGCACGTTCCAGAAACGTACCCAAGCGAATGAACCGGAATGCATCGTCTTTCAACATGGTGCCAATGGTGACACCACGGGACAAATGACTGCGAAATTTCACCCACTCAAAGAACTCAGAGGGGTCGCGTTCAACCGTGCCGTCAGCCAATACTTTCTTTAGTTCAAGCCATGTGGTGTTGTTGGTTTCCCAAACTTCGGTGGTCAACGCACCACGCACGGCACGTGCATTCTCGCGGGCACCTTGAAGGCAGCAGTAAATGCTGGAGGGGTTGTTGGGGTCTTTTACCATGAAGTCGATCACGGCCTCTGCGCTGACCTCATCGTGTTTTTTTGCAAATGCTTCGGTCAGTTCACAAATCGACAGCATGGCTCGCCAGCCTTGTTCTGCATTCTCAGGATCTTGCGGAAGCAGGGCGGTTTGCACATTCACATCAAGCATGCGGGCGGTGTTCTCGGCGCGTTCAATGTAACGGGCCATCCAGAACAAATGGTCAGCAGTTCTACTCAGCATGGTGTTTGCTCCTTATCGTTCCAGTACCCAGGTGTCTTTGGTGCCGCCGCCCTGGCTGCTATTCACCACAAGCGATCCTTCTCGCAGTGCCACCCGGCTTAGTCCACCAGGGATCAGGCTGACTTTGCTGCCCGACAATACAAACGGCCGAAGATCAATGTGGCGGGGGGCCAAGCCCTGTTCTACAAAAGTTGGGCAGGTTGACAATGCCAGTGTGGGTTGGGCAATGAATTTTGCAGGGTCTGCAATCAGCTTCTGGCGAAAGTCTTCAATTTGCGCCTTGGTAGATGCCGGGCCCACCAACATGCCGTAGCCGCCTGCGCCGTGCACTTCTTTTACAACCAACTCGGGTAGTTTGGCCAATACTTCTTTCAACTGATCTGGTTTTCGGCATTGCCAGGTAGGTACGTTTTGAATAATGGGTTCTTCGCTCAAATAAAAACGAATCATGTCGGGCACATAGGGGTAAATCGATTTGTCGTCGGCCACACCGGTACCAATTGCATTGGCAAGGGTCACATTGCCTGCCCGGTAAACAGAAAGCAGACCGGGCACGCCAAGTTGTGAATCTTCGCGGAATGCCAGTGGGTCAAGAAAATCGTCATCCAGCCTGCGGTAAATAACATCAACACGTTTGGGACCTTGTGTAGTGCGCATGTAAAGCACTTCTTCATCCACAAACATGTCTTTGCCTTCCACCAGTTCAATGCCCATTTGTTGAGCCAGAAATGCATGTTCGAAATAGGCCGAGTTGTACATGCCCGGTGTCAGTAACACCACGGTGGGGTCGCTGCTGTTTTGGGGTGAAACCGAACGCAGGTTTTCAAGCAGATTGTCGGGATAATGTTCAACCGGGGCCACGCGATTGCGTGCAAACAGTTCCGGAAACAGGCGCATCATCATTTTCCGGTTTTCGAGCATGTAGCTAACGCCTGACGGTACGCGCAGGTTGTCCTCGAGTACGTAAAACTCACCCTCACCGGCACGCACTACATCAACGCCCGCAATGTGGGCGTAGATGTCGCCTGCCACTTTCACACCCTGCATTTCCGGGCGGTATTGTTCGTTGTTGAAAATCTGTTCAGGCGGAATAAGCCCCGTGCCCAGTATTTTTTGTTCGTTGTAGATGTCTTTCAAAAACATGTTCAAGGCTTGAACACGCTGGCGCAAGCCTGCTTCAAGTGTTTTCCATTCAGACGCTTTAATTACCCGCGGCACAATATCGAATGGAATTAACCTTTCGGTACCAGATTCTTCGCCGTACACGGCAAAGGTAATTCCGACCCTTCTGAAAATAAGGTCGGCTTCCGCACGCTTGTTCTGCAATTTTTCAGAGGATTGCATCTCAAGCCAACGCGAAAAGTCCTGATAATGCGGGCGAACTTCACCGCTTGGCGTGTACATTTCGTCGAAGGGTGTTGATGACATAAGTTGATTATTCCTGTTCTGTGTAGTCTTGAAGTAACAAGAAGCATGCCAAGCGCATGCAGGCTGATTGTGTCGCGCACAGCCATAAAGTTAACAGTCTTAACGACCTTTTGCACCGCTTTCGTGCATGTGCCAGTAACGCTGACGTAGCGCGTGTGCATTGTCCACTTCGGGTTGGAAGTCCAGGTGCTTAAACCTCCATTTCATTGCACCATTTTGGGCGGTATTCGACCATTGGACGCCCATGGCTTCGTATCGTTCAATCACGGCCTTGTGCGGGTGACCAAACTGGTTCTCCCAGCCTGCTTGTATCAGTGCATATTCAGGCCGCACGGCTTGAAGAAAGGGCATGGTGGAGGAGGTTTTGGAGCCATGATGCGGCACAATCAGAACACGTGATTTCAAGGCATTTGCACCGTGTTGGGTTAGCAATGCTATTTCTGAAATCGCTTCAATGTCGCCGGTCAGCAGCACACTGTGATTCGCATTGCTGACTTTTAACACGCAACTTTGATTGTTCTTGGCCAATAATTTTTGGTGTGAATGTGCGGGCGTATCAAGCCCGATTGGTGTGAATGTGACGCCATCCCAGGTCCATGGCTTGAGCACGTGGCATTGCGCTGTGTCGCTTTTCAGGGTTTGCGCGAGCAGGTTTAAGCTGTGTTGTTTGTTGATCGAGGACGCGAACTGTACGGGCGGTGCCTTTTGTAGCAGCAGGGGCGCGCCGCCTGAATGGTCTGCATCATCATGCGACAGCATGAACATATCGGCCCGCCGATAACCATGCGCTGCCATCCAGGGCAGCACTACACGCCGGGCCGAATCAGCGCGCGCGTTGAACGCAGGGCCTGCATCGTAAATCAGCAGATGGTTTTGGGTTTGAATGCTGATGGCCGTACCTTGACCGACGTCCATCAAGGTCATCCAGAAATCATGGTGTTCGGGCCTTGGCGGTGGAAGTAGAAGCAGGGCAATCAGCGTGATTCCTGTCCACCTTGGAATCAGCCCCGCCGGCAGAATCAAAATCAAGCAACCCAAGCCCACCAAGCCATTGACCCACCATGGCTGGTTGTGTATCGGCAAAGTGGCCCAACTCAATTCATTGAAGAACACAAGCCACTCGCGTTGCAGCGAAAGACTGTTGCCCGCAAGCCAAAGCAACACGGGCTGCTGTGTAAGCCCACCGAGCAGAGCCAGTGGCGTGCTCACGAAACTCATCCATGGAATGGACAGGGCATTGGCCAAGGGGCTGATCAGCGACTGCTGGTTAAACAGCATCGCGCAGGGCAGTACCAATCCGATGGTCACCGTGTATTGGGCTTTCACTGCGTTGGCGATGAATTCATGCTTCGGTTTGATGAAGTGGTAGTGTCCCTGT
Coding sequences within:
- a CDS encoding alpha/beta fold hydrolase, which produces MLTARLHTVQWLSPHGLHKLAYREWGDPDNPHVLLCVHGLTRSSADFETMAQDLGKDLRVVAADMPGRGASDWLSDAALYGVPTYVNACVALVARLNAGTLDWFGTSMGGLIGMAYTSLPNNPIRKLILNDVGPSLNFSALQRIGDYVGKPVEFQTLQEARQYIRTISQPFGPHTESQWNELCDSVLLEKNGHWQPHYDPAIGQAFQNLSESTTLLHETALWAAFDAIKADTLVVRGEHSDLLSKQTVAEMSQRGPKPRVIEVHGVGHAPTFMQNEQINIVRDFLF
- the ppk1 gene encoding polyphosphate kinase 1, yielding MKVAAVSDVAPNKELYLNRELGVLAFNRRVLAMAEDQSVPLLERLKYLCIVSSNMDEFFEIRVSGLQEQIRQNPEFMDKDGLSALETLHKVSTVSQEIVEQQYRLLNESVLPAMRDEGIALMTLATWNEEQAHWARQYFRHEVLPVLTPIGLDPAHPFPRVLNKSLNFAVELTGHDAFGRASNVAIVQAPRALPRLVRMPSNLSGYQHGFVMLTSILQAFIPELFPGMEVHGVYQFRVTRNSDLYVDEEEITNLRVALQGELSQRHFGDAVRLEVSDQTSPDMTARLLKEFGLPEQALYRVNGPVNLVRLMQLPDWVDRPDLKFTPFAPGRPDALVKQPDIFKAIQKGDVLLHHPYQSFSPVLEFIKKAATDPDVVAIKQTIYRTGTESVLMDSLLAAARSGKEVTVVLELMARFDEEANINWASKLERVGAHVVYGVVGQKTHAKMLMVVRREKTETGKVMLRRYVHLGTGNYHPKTARLYTDFGLFSCDESLGHDVHEVFNHLTGLGRARKLNKIWNSPFNLHSNVVIAVRKEAELAKAGKKSRIMARMNALLEPHLINELYAASQAGVKIDLIVRGVCALRPGVPGLSDNITVRSVVGRLLEHSRVFYFSNDGEEEVYISSADWMDRNFFRRVELAVPVTDKKLKKRVIDEGLKALLADNILAWTMDSNGNYVRRKPTGARRMNSQNYLLSTLAASFVEQSEPVSSNPV
- the ppx gene encoding exopolyphosphatase, whose translation is MSKQRQLIAAVDMGSSSFRMIVARVEELNGQSQIYIIDTLREPVRLGAGLNAQKYLDDASQERALGALSRFGERLRSFKPGEVRAVATNAVRVARNAVEFIGKAEAALGFPIDVISGVEEARLVYCGVAHQLPIGQGKRLVVDIGGGSTEFIIGEDYEPEAMESLYIGCVSTAQQYFADGSISPRAMKNAVMAARKEVAVLRRQMLDMGWTHAIGSSGTARALAEICVSNGFTQHGMSAEGLHLIREHVSAAGHLDNITLEGLKVDRLPMMPGGLAVMSAVFEELEIEHMDVTDGALRQGLLYDMLGRQHNEDMREITVAQFLHRYKIDSKHAGKVKVLAELLFKQLMKQLPELKEQLPMLHWAAMLHEIGLSIGHNGHHKHAAYILSNADMPGFSKREQQLLSTWVLAHNGKLGKVSDLANTAVHWAAPMCLRLAALFLRRREVEALPELKVKLLEQGIQMSVPKNWLITHPLTQYSLETEVEQWQRIGLQLELLTRR
- a CDS encoding RelA/SpoT family protein; the encoded protein is MVSVSSTLGSEKKGSASAPALVLLNKFDAARVEEALNYARLHAADHILDTQEPAIQHMLAVADLLAELRADANTRIAGALGPLVFFDKHLESQMEKKFGDEVGRMLASLRKLFKMRSMVGPSATRTTIETLRWADQIETLRKMLLAMSTDIRVIMIRLCSRLQTLRHFTSHEDIKNEKGPLWPYAVSHAQETLDLYAPLANRLGLWQLKWELEDLSFRILQPNTYKNVAKMLDEKRVEREAFIESAMASIKENLLLAGIHCEISGRPKHIYSIWNKMRGKGISFDKLYDVRACRVIVDTVDDCYTALGIVHNLWTPIPEEFDDYISKPKPNGYQSLHTVVQDETGKTLEVQIRTEAMHQFAEYGVAAHWRYKESGKDGYTGESRAEGQFEERIALLRQLLAWQKDVTDTMGEASDWAQEMKTSALNDRVYVFTPQAKVVELPTGSTPLDFAYHVHTELGHRCRGAKVNGQMVQLNTPLDNGQTVEIVSARGDAATGPSRDWLNPTQKYLISHRARQKVKQWFAQQERKETLERGRAIAERELQRIGQTAQNLELLAQKLGYEKPDDLYVALAREEIRPRAIENALRADLQPAGPLSEEEQVEILNKRKPGSSGNSAGKESGVLVVGVSTLMTNLARCCRPAPPDPIIGFVTRGKGVSIHRLGCSNLAEVMRRQPERLIETTWGESSGLHYPVDIAVTANDRQGLLRDITEVFSKDKINVIGVQTETQRGIAKMQFTAEVSSGEQLRGALTHLLEINGVFEVRRR